The genomic segment attgtaggtatctcataattttagtttacagttcaaaatattataagttcctattataacatattcataataatataatatacctacatattattgatatcaatgatatcaattgataataataatcaatgataaaaaacattgaaaaatgtaaacttattatgcattatattatattaactaaaaataaaatcgtaaatCTACTTCCGAGCAAACCTAGAAAATAGACTAACGAATATAATCatcttttcaaaattaatataagtcgATCAAAACAAGCTGAATTTTCATTTCTCTTTTGGTACTGTTTGCATAAAATTGCTGTCCTAGAGCAGGAGCAAAAGTATTTACTTCGTGTACATTGACTTGTGCATGCGCGTATGGGCGTTAGAACATTTCTAAGAATCTTAGTAGCCATAACAATAGTACCCTCATTCCGAACGATTATAAATCAATTAGAGCTAATGACTacggaaataaaataataatatattatataataataattgtaaagtataaaatataatatggtaataagtaaatttatgttactacaaaacaaaatataattagttgtgTTCAACTATTCAGCCGGTTAAgttcaatttgtttttcttgtccatgattacttttttaaattttaaaatgaatgaaGACTGGCGTTTACTAACAACAACTTATATGAGGAcggttataatacattttcaagatttttgacctataaatagttaaaaaaataatcgcagtattttgaaaatattatgaggcATATAAATTGCTAATATAATCATTCTGTGATGCATCTTCTACGGTTATATTTTTAgagttacaataaaaaaacaaattctcagttttttcttaaattattgtttggtTTTCTTGAcgcttgtattatatattttttaggagAAGAAAACATCGTACCCGATTTAAAAATCTTTGGTGTTTGGGATGATATTTGTAGAGCCCGAAATCTTCTAACTTATCATAACGAAAGTTTAATGTATGGCTATAATAACAATTCAGCTGaactttataattcaattttaaccaaatatgtCGGAGGGAAACGCGTAAATTTTTCATTGAAAGGGTCTTATCAACTAAGGTGTAGCGCAGCAGTCACTGCATATAATTCAGGACCAAACCGTCTTTCTTTGTTTAACAAACATGTANNNNNNNNNNNNNNNNNNNNNNNNNNNNNNNNNNNNNNNNNNNNNNNNNNNNNNNNNNNNNNNNNNNNNNNNNNNNNNNNNNNNNNNNNNNNNNNNNNNNACAAATAAAAGCCCAGGgagatttacaaaaatgtatattaaaaggCATATAGTAAGAGCTGAAACTCGAAAACGACGGCGATGTCTTTTTAGTGgatcaaaaaatagaaaaaaatgtacaacaatagGTAGGAGGACCATATGAAAACTATGGAAATGTGTCTCATGACCCACTTTTTGAACTTACTGATGTTGAAATccaacagttaaaaaataagttcatggaaaatttaaaattaactgaaaaacaaattatagacttagaaatgaatattaaaagACAACATCAATGTAATGAATGGCATTTGGAGCGAAGAAAAAGGTagatgtttcatatttttttaacaaaataataagtttatatgaatgttttaaaatgtataaatttttattttttagactcACTGCTTCAGTGTTtggtaaattatgtaaaatgcgCCAAACCACGTCACGCGAAAAGGTAATAAAAGAAATGTTGTATGGGACTTTTAGTGGTAATGTTGCTACGCGATATGGAATTGCACACGAAGATATGGCTAAAGAAGAGTTGGagaaaataattggaaaaaaaattgaaagtgcAGGTTTATTTGTAGAtgcaaatttacaatttttagcgGCGTCTCCCGATGGACTAATAGACAATGATAGTCTTGTCGAAATTAAATGTCCAGCGTCTGCTAAGAGTTTTACTCCAGAAGAAggaattttaatgaaaaaaataaaaagttgcaCTATTGAAAACGGTCAACTACATCTAAAAAGAAATGATAGTTACTTTTATCAAGTCCAGGGTCAACTGCACATAACAcgcaaaatgttttgttatttttgtatctgGACACCTaaaggtaggtaatattattttgttttgaactaaTAGGATTCtaattgaaatgtataataaataagttatttgtGTACAGGTTTgatgtatgaaaaaattgaaaaagacGATGATTTCTGGGATAAAAATATGAAGTCTCAACTAACAACGTTTTTTACAGAATACTTTTTATCCGAAGTTTTAAAAGACAGTTTAATATtgaatgaataaatttaatatttatgagaaaTTCAAAcccttttttataaatgttttattattattcatttgattgtcaaatcattttttggttcataacctatgtataatactataataattaataaatattaaataacaatgaaaaaaatgtttacgtattttagtatttacgtgAAGATTATGTAAGTTACGGCCGTGGCGACTTGCGTTATATAATCCGGTTTTatgcagttattaaaatattgggcGTCGTTATCATTACTATTGTTTGAAGTTTCGTGGAACGGCTCACGCACACTAACGTTCATTTActttacacacacatacacgccACTAGACTAGTAATGTAGATAATTGCCTATACACAACTCCTTAGAAATTGTaatgctgcagcccccttaaagacagacaaacttatgagttaacataaaataatgtattatgtgtctaaattgttaggtacctaatggCTAGCTAGTTCTAATAGACGTAAGTcatctaacaaaaatatttgatttcagGAAACATACAAATGCTGATATGTtgtgtaaatattgtttatctacagtgaaaatttaaataaaaataaaaatatttattgtttgttagCATTTGTACATTTCTGTAGATATAATAggatatacttatttattaattaataatacaataatttatagttatataagtatctaatatAAGTACTAATCTTTTATGTCAAATGTGAAATTACATAAAGAATAGTTTTGACATGTTAATCTATTCAAAAAGAAccataaataaacaaatgtttaattcGTAAGAAGGCGagattaattcatttaattattatgaggattcttgtattacattttcaaaacttaaatataaaaagaaatttgtctacgaattttcattttatttaattcaaaataattacgcCTACGATACGTACGCGATGCCAAACCCGTCGAAATTAACTGAATGGTAGTACCAGGGTTGCATGGTCTAGCCGCTACTCAATCTTCGATTTTTACGTGGTGAGCGGTGACCAAGCGAGCGTCGCGGTTGTCGTCGACGGCGGGGCGGCCACGTCACGTCATGTGTTCCTGTtacttatattttcatttttcgcggAATAATACCGTTTAAAACGCGTTTACAATGCTACTAAATCTCAGTCTCCTAAATATTTCCAATGTGGccaaggtttttttttgttcttactTTTTACGTGGGAAATTTAAAGTATCGTATTTCAGCTCGTgatttttttcatgaaaaaatgtaattttgtatactTGCATCTTCGGGTAGTCGGGTAGTCAAAGATAcacaaataaaaagataaaaaacaaaataaaattaattatttatgaagaaaatactcacagcataataataattatattataactcctAAATAAAAAGgaacataacaaaataaaataaagtcgtTTAGTCGTTTATAACtgcttataaaaatagatactCATTACTTGTGACTGTTTACCAATTACTACCTATGACCTACTAAGAATCAAGAGATTCATAGAAAATGATATGTTAAGGGACGTCGGGACAAGATACATCTTAGTATCTCATACAATGACTGTAACATAAATCTTATGTTATATGGTTTCCCCAAATCTTATTTTGTTATCGAAAAATGCCACGAGTCCAATCCCAACTATATATTTACGCACCCATGCATGCCAGTAAGCATAGTTGATAGTTGTAGAGTTTTgcataaaattcataaaaagtatcaaattttataatctaCATTAGTACCCAATTTATGGTTGGAAATAACgctcttaaatttttttatcgctATTGCAAGTCAAATTCCGTGTTGCgtgcaatttttgaaaattcagttagtacctacctatctaatatggctatataataccaataaattaGAATGGGAGCAGaattaagaaaacaaaatattagttcaaTATTGGCTattgttgaatataaattttaactatttttttaataattttaaaacggattttttataaaaataattaaataatcattattttcgtataaattACCGATTTCTATAAGTTttgaatatcattaaaataacaattttagatatCACATGATTTATATTAGAtgatttttatcgatatttaaaatcgaCTTCAAGCCTtgcttaaaatatctattaaaaaaactgttttggtatgtatatttttttttagttacagtatCAAATACTAATTCTtgtcaatacaaatttaacattttataaatttttaattacaaaataatttgtaaattttcgtgattttgataaattttgtcaagatttgaaccttaaatacatacatattataaaaaaacttttataatacctatgtttaaatatttttaattccaattATAACAAggtatgagaaaccttgtatcacatatttttcaaaattttgagcAAGCAAAAAATTATTCAGGTACCTCAATATTAAaggtatatcaatatttaaaggtatatacgctaaactttaatatttacttacactagtaacaatatttaatt from the Acyrthosiphon pisum isolate AL4f chromosome X, pea_aphid_22Mar2018_4r6ur, whole genome shotgun sequence genome contains:
- the LOC107883157 gene encoding uncharacterized protein LOC107883157 — encoded protein: MNIKRQHQCNEWHLERRKRLTASVFGKLCKMRQTTSREKVIKEMLYGTFSGNVATRYGIAHEDMAKEELEKIIGKKIESAGLFVDANLQFLAASPDGLIDNDSLVEIKCPASAKSFTPEEGILMKKIKSCTIENGQLHLKRNDSYFYQVQGQLHITRKMFCYFCIWTPKGLMYEKIEKDDDFWDKNMKSQLTTFFTEYFLSEVLKDSLILNE